tataattttcacATAatctttattctattttttttccatACCTAATGACTATTAACTacgatcctattaatagtatcACCCATAGTAGATTATACGAAGAgaaagtatgaaaaataaagaCAAGAATTATAAGGCTATAAAAAGTTACATTTAAATTTGACAAGAGTAAGACGATTTACATAGAAATAGTTCTAATAAATGATAAGTTTAATTGATTCATTTACTAAATTTTTTCAAGTAATGCTAAGTTCAATTTATaaatagagtttaattttgatgcactgacAGTGTAAAGCATTTTACATAGTCGTGCAATCACATTCGTTCTTTTGGATTACCATTTATGCTCAATGTgaaatgtatttatttttattgatgtgtCATTACGTAATTAGATACACGTGTAAAACTACTTTATACTttcagtgcatcaaaattaaattcttataaatatttgtagttcatattttaagttaattttataagtatACCATTTCACAAGTCAAAGACAATTCTTTTTAATAGCTTTGTAAATGCTAAtagcttttatatttaatttattttgcaaTACGATAAAATTCATTGTTCAATCAAGTCAAAAACAATTCTTTTTAATAGCTTTGTAAATGCTAAtagcttttatatttaatttgttttgcaATACGATAAAATTTATTGTTCAATCAAGAATtatttgacaaaaatatttgagaatGAATTGGTAGAAAGGAAAGTCTATGTCTTCTCAAATTTTGAGATCGAGAAATCAAGCGGAATATATCTTTTGTCTGTACACACGTGCAAAATATCTTTTAAGATGGAGTCAGATATAGTACATTTGGTCGATGATCGTAAAATTCTGGATAATCATTTTAATTTGCTTGCTCATGCTAATATATTGAAACAAACAAATGAACGATTCTACTTATTTGGTAcgtaattaatttatattaacccacacaaaattattttccttttgattttaagTTTTGCCAAAAAAATGTATAATAGCATCATTTTATcgataacaaaaattttaacagtttatttatgaaaatatttaaaattgtatTGTGACTTTTTTAAAGGTATATCCTTTTATTAATATACTATTGTTAGTTTTATcgtttaatataaaataaatcagtaaattctttttattttatacacgTTTGAAGTTATAATTTCTTATATTATTCacccatttgttcttaatttggtatttttaattcattttttttgttcaatTAGATGTTATTAGATTCTTgactagaaaagaaaaattcaTATCATGGTAAAAAATAGAGAGAAGTGACCAGTACATTGTGATTGATCTTCATGAATTGCAgtatgtaaaattttaatatgaatatttttttaggtTATAATTATGTGTTGTGgtgcaattttttttctttatatattacTACTTACTCCCTTAATTCTCGCTTTCATtcaaaaatgagaaaaaaataaaatgtacaCTATGAGATTAATTTACAATCCAATTACTTGATCATCTATGTGATTACCAAGCAACCAAATACATAATTTATtctctaatttttaaaatttaacaaagaCATTGGTAAACATATGGTTTcgcatttatttatatattttatttatttatgttatatttgtaattatattatatctatttttatcaatatattttttaaaaaaatatcgtTAGTGTTAGCACATTgtgtattaaataaattaaatgatagAAACACgtaactattttctttttcagtCAAGATTAAGTAAAATACTGTAATTTAGACTTGCAATATCAACATATTAAtagtaaaatgaaaaaaaatataatattatatcaaaaaattttttaaatcataattgtaatttatgattgaaatcataatttaaatattttaaacgaGATGATTTCATTTAGAGAATTCATAAttcaaacataatttttataCACTTAATAGCTACATTCGAGTTAAtacatttaatattatatttaaaaagacACGAACAATACACatcatattatttatttattaattaaattattacaattgaaattaattttaatagaataatttaaaattataattcaGTTTTATCACGTGCATGGTACGGGTTATTACATTTGTTGAATAGTATTTGAAGATTCTAAAAACAAGTATGTAACAacttatatttaaaatatttgaaattagttttgagatatttgtgtttaattattttaatatacaatATGTTCAGTtatcttataaaaaataaattttaagttttagttgttatttttaattaaaattatatatagagatacttttaactttttttgttaaaataaaaagcTAAAAAGAATATTGACCCCTAATAAATATTGTCTAATTTTGCCTCTCACTGTCTTCTTGATTAAGATGTTTAGACaatgtctttttttaaaaaaaatattcaaatattaatttttgtattgagagatattttgtttttcttgtgatCCTAGTTAAAGGATAAGTGTTTGGAATATTTTGTAAGCATTTGTTTTCTCTAAAAAAAAACACTCCAAAACTTTGGCCTTTATGAATTAGAATATTTCAGTACTAAAGTATTGAATTAAATagtattatttttgtaaaaatactTGGTCTTTGCGATTAATTTGTATTTGTAGTGCATTGTTGCATgactaattttattattatatttgtgaTAATTCTTTACttaacaaaataaagaaaataaaaaaaaagaaaaagagataaaagaGGTCAACATAATGaaatagaaatattaaaaaaaatttaaaatttattattttttaccattatttttaatcatcaactcaatttttttaatttaataatccAATAACATACTTAACGtatatttttaaacaataataacaaaGTCTTGTTCTACTAGGTGGGATCAAACGACGTCATTAAGCTCTATCACATGTCATATCTACACAGAAACcatttacatgtagatctcgtttgattACCTCATgaatggtcttcttaggtcttcttcttcttttcacccattatccatcttccatctcatccaccctcctgactgggtGCTCTgccggtcttcttctcacatgtccaaaccacctgagacgcgattctaCCATTTTTTCATAATAGGTACTATTCCAACTCTCTCTATTATATTTTCGTTCCTTATTCTATCCAATCGCATACGATCAATCAttcatctcaacatcttcatctctgtcACGCTtaacttatgttcgtgctcTCTTTTGGATGTCCAACACTCTGTACCATAAAGTATGACCGATCTGATAGCAATATgataaattttatctttttaagttttaaaagtattttttatcaCATATAACATCAGATGCACTCCGTCATTTTGACCAATTTACTTGAATCGTATGATTTATATCTTACTCAATCTCTTTATTATCCTATATAATGCACCCacacttttaattaattaataactaattaataaacaaaaataataaattctcataattttttaacattctTCTTACCGAAAATAGTGTGGCGCATCACTCAGCAAATACCAATTGGCAACTGCACTACTGCACTTAGCCTCTTACCCATTCTAATTTTCAGGCTTCCACAGTCATCCCAACTGTTCTCCACTTCCAATCTAATTTCTTCTCCTAAATATTTCTTCTAGCCAAACTAATGGtactatataatatatattttatttttatatgtagTACAACACTAAGTTCTTGAGAAATATACATCCGTGAGCCAAAAGACAAACAGAAGCACCTGGTTTGTTTGTCATTATCAAAATcaacttaaaaatattaatgaaatgaagaCTAAATTGGGTTGACTACTTGGCTAATTACTTGACCATGACTTCCAAATTTCAAATTAATTTGCTAATACTAAACTATTATATTCACACTAAGCACCCTTGTAAAGTTCTCCTGACCTTGATAATTTATTTTGCTTTGATTCAAAGCTTAAGCGAGTTTCCACCAATTTAAATCAATCAGTCTCAGCACAATTTGACCAAGTAGAATCATACATACCTATCTACAAGCTAGAAACCTAAGCCATCATCCGAAGAATATAATCAACTTCAAATCCATTAATTCTCCCATCATATCTTTATGCATATTCTAAACTATGACTACCCCGCAATATTATTCCCGAACACTTGTAGtcttgattattattattattattgggtACAGAAGAACAGAGGCTGATGAGCCAAGTGATAATATTAATAACTGTGACACAACCGTTATTGCCTCATGCGGAAACTACACGCTCCCTATTGAATTCCCGTTTTGGATGACCAGTGAAGGCAACAACACACGGTGCGGGTACCGAGGTTTCGAAATCAAGTGTAACAATCAGAAACAACCGTTGCTAAATCTCCCAGAATCCGGTGACTTCGTTGTAAACGGGATCGAGAATGATGAGCAAACAATTCTGATCAACGACCAAGAAAAGTGCCTCCCAAGAAGGATCATGCTCAACCGTGGATTCAGCCTCGCAGATTCCCCTTTCCAATTAGCCGACGGTTTCAGTTACCAGAATTACTCGTTTTACAGCTGTCCATACGACCCAACATCACCGCGCATGATAGAGTGCTTGGGATCCACGCGCAACAACCTCAGCTATTCCGTGTTGGCGGTGTTGTCGTCGCAAGTAACGCGTCAAAGGTTGTTGAATAATTCATCGTCGTGCCACTTTATTACATCGGCTTTGGCACCTGTTCCCAGTTATGTACGGTATGAAGTGTTTTGGATGAGTTACGATGTTAATATACGGTTACGGTGGAATGAACCTGATTGCACGTCTTGTATACAAAGTGGTGGACGCTGTGGCCTCCTACCGAATTCTAACGATGATCATGCTGCTTGTTATGATCTTCCACACCAAGGTCAAGGTACGATTTACATTTCTTTTTGTtcttaagttaaaaaaaaaaatgaagtttAACCTCAGAAGTCTACAAATAACGTAAGCTAGGCTTCTTTATTCTGCTTTATTTTTTCTGGTCTTACGCAAGCTAAAATAGTGTAGcaagtatctttatcttttaataattaatgGTTTTGGTTCAAGTCTTAAGAATGAAATACTCACTCTCTAATTTTCAAGTCCTgtgattttcttttgttatattttttagagTGAACTACCAAATttgatatttgaaaattttagattttgacaaaaaaaattactgcaaaatatcatatataaaataatttaaaaatatgataaaaataattagtaaatattatttttttataaataataaaaaaattatatttaacaaataatttatttatttaatctaaatttttgtattaacatttgaataaatatttagaagataaataaaaaaatcaaaataaaatttaatctctattttttttattttttaaaaaattcacaataaaaataaaaaaattacttgacataaaattacaaaattttaaagatgaaaagattttatttttctaataatacttacaaaaaattatattaaaatataatctctaaaaattttttataatatatatttaatatctttttttctcatttttaaatttttcgagAACAAATTTAACAtcttttagaattatttttgtctGAATTTTCGATTATCATTTTGGTAATTCAATCTATTCTTTATCAACTATCTAATATTTGATAGGAATACTATCTATTATCACGAGAAATTGAGAATTGATGAGATTACTGTATTTATTGTGGCTCATGTACTTTAGCTTTTAATTTTTACTCTCAGTATGAAATTACATTAGTACATTACAGCTCCCTAATTAACTTTTTCTTCCGTTTCGGTTTTGGACAATGGTCAGGTCTTTCAAGGAAAGCCAGGTTTGGTCTAACCATAGGCGTGGGAATACCTGGAGTCATGGGCATCATTGGACTAATATGTTTATTGCAACGCAGAAAGATGAGGCGAGATCAGCGACAACAGTCATCAAGAACACAACCGGAATTTTCTATCATGATTGTCCCTCCCCCTCCAGCTGTCCTAATGGGCCTTGATGGGCCATCAATAGAAAGATATCCGAAAATTGAGGTTGGTGAGAATGGGCAATTGCCTAGGCCCAATGATACCATTTGCTCAATATGTCTCTCTGAATACAGTCCCAAAGAGGTGCTGAGGACCATAACAGAGTGCCAACACTATTTTCACGTTGATTGCATTGATGGGTGGCTGAAGATGAATGCTACTTGCCCTTTGTGTAGAAAATTGCCCGCAAGATCGAATTCCAATTACGACTCCTCTGTGCCTTTCCCTCCATCTTCCTCCTAATGTTTACTCATTCCAATCATTGTTCAATGATCAATGTATATTTTCCGACAAAAATACTGTTCTTTTTTATtgtcaattaaaaaaaaattattcgatttttttttctgttctAGCATTGACTTACGCTTGTGATGAAATAAACAGAGTTGAAAGTAAATTGATTTAATTTGTgatttttctctttaatttatttaaattaggataaagtatttttttgatatttttaaaattctttaaaattattattaatatttaatttgatttaattttat
The genomic region above belongs to Arachis stenosperma cultivar V10309 chromosome 5, arast.V10309.gnm1.PFL2, whole genome shotgun sequence and contains:
- the LOC130982051 gene encoding RING-H2 finger protein ATL20-like, which gives rise to MTTPQYYSRTLVVLIIIIIIGYRRTEADEPSDNINNCDTTVIASCGNYTLPIEFPFWMTSEGNNTRCGYRGFEIKCNNQKQPLLNLPESGDFVVNGIENDEQTILINDQEKCLPRRIMLNRGFSLADSPFQLADGFSYQNYSFYSCPYDPTSPRMIECLGSTRNNLSYSVLAVLSSQVTRQRLLNNSSSCHFITSALAPVPSYVRYEVFWMSYDVNIRLRWNEPDCTSCIQSGGRCGLLPNSNDDHAACYDLPHQGQGLSRKARFGLTIGVGIPGVMGIIGLICLLQRRKMRRDQRQQSSRTQPEFSIMIVPPPPAVLMGLDGPSIERYPKIEVGENGQLPRPNDTICSICLSEYSPKEVLRTITECQHYFHVDCIDGWLKMNATCPLCRKLPARSNSNYDSSVPFPPSSS